A window of Lepidochelys kempii isolate rLepKem1 chromosome 1, rLepKem1.hap2, whole genome shotgun sequence contains these coding sequences:
- the CEP41 gene encoding centrosomal protein of 41 kDa isoform X2 — translation MSGRRRIGDPECLTKRIPQNPKYQHIKSRLDTDYRYKKDELFKRLKVTTFAQLVIQVASLSDETLEVSAEEIQKLEDGDTVISETDAELTAGTNGKGSPTEKPASPVLFINNTGAGESYRSTLQSVISGVGELDIGKNLQKKPDANAKDTNAKDQPYPDCPFLLLDVRDRDAYDQCHIVGAYSYPIATLSRTMNPYTNSILEYKNAHGKIIILYDDDERLASQAATTMCERGFENVFMLSGGLKVLAQKVPEGLVTGSFPTSCQLATYTGSARKRATPRGTPARAENKWRFASEDLQKIEYYLEEEQIPSDTASRLSRASSGRESKATAVRSSQNLPTASPAGSLATRSFSSSSLQNKPWK, via the exons ATGTCGGGAAGGAGGCGCATCGGGGACCCGGAG TGTTTGACCAAAAGAATTCCACAGAATCCTAAATATCAACACATAAAATCTCGCCTTGACACAG ATTACAGATACAAAAAAGATGAGCTATTCAAGAGGCTGAAAGTGACTACTTTTGCCCAACTG GTCATCCAAGTTGCTTCTCTATCTGATGAAACATTAGAAGTGTCAGCTGAGGAGATCCAAAAGCTGGAAG ATGGTGATACTGTTATTTCAGAGACTGATGCTGAGCTCACAGCTGGGACTAACGGGAAAGGAAGCCCCACAGAGAAGCCAGCCAGTCCAGTCCTGTTCATAAACAACACGGGAGCAGGGGAATCGTATCGGTCTACTCTGCAAAG TGTGATCAGTGGTGTAGGTGAACTAGACATAGGCAAAAACCTGCAGAAGAAACCTGATGCTAATGCTAAAGACACTAACGCTAAAGATCAGCCTTACCCTGACTGCCCGTTCCTGCTGCTTGACGTACGAGATCGAGATGCGTATGACCAATGTCATATTGTTGGAG CTTATTCCTACCCTATTGCAACGCTGTCTAGAACCATGAATCCTTATACGAATAGCATTCTGGAATAC AAAAATGCACATGGGAAGATTATCATCCTGTATGATGATGATGAGAGACTCGCCAGTCAGGCTGCCACTACCATGTGTGAGAGAGGCTTTGAGAACGTATTCATGTTATCTGGAG GCCTGAAGGTCCTTGCACAGAAGGTCCCTGAAGGACTGGTCACTGGCTCATTCCCAACGTCTTGCCAGTTGGCAACCTACACTGGATCTGCCCGGAAAAGGGCCACCCCAAGGGGGACACCCGCACGTGCTGAGAATAAATGGAGATTTGCCTCAGAAGATCTACAAAAGATAGAATACTACCTGGAAGAGGAGCAGATCCCCTCAGATACTGCCA GCCGTCTTAGCCGTGCTTCCTCAGGCCGAGAGTCCAAGGCAACGGCTGTACGGAGCAGCCAGAACCTCCCCACCGCCAGTCCAGCTGGCTCCCTCGCCACCCGCTCCTTCAGCAGTAGCAGCCTCCAGAACAAGCCCTGGAAGTAA
- the CEP41 gene encoding centrosomal protein of 41 kDa isoform X1 encodes MSGRRRIGDPECLTKRIPQNPKYQHIKSRLDTGNSLTKYIEKLEEIKRNYRYKKDELFKRLKVTTFAQLVIQVASLSDETLEVSAEEIQKLEDGDTVISETDAELTAGTNGKGSPTEKPASPVLFINNTGAGESYRSTLQSVISGVGELDIGKNLQKKPDANAKDTNAKDQPYPDCPFLLLDVRDRDAYDQCHIVGAYSYPIATLSRTMNPYTNSILEYKNAHGKIIILYDDDERLASQAATTMCERGFENVFMLSGGLKVLAQKVPEGLVTGSFPTSCQLATYTGSARKRATPRGTPARAENKWRFASEDLQKIEYYLEEEQIPSDTASRLSRASSGRESKATAVRSSQNLPTASPAGSLATRSFSSSSLQNKPWK; translated from the exons ATGTCGGGAAGGAGGCGCATCGGGGACCCGGAG TGTTTGACCAAAAGAATTCCACAGAATCCTAAATATCAACACATAAAATCTCGCCTTGACACAG GAAACAGCCTGACCAAATACATTGAGAAATTGGAAGAGATCAAGAGAA ATTACAGATACAAAAAAGATGAGCTATTCAAGAGGCTGAAAGTGACTACTTTTGCCCAACTG GTCATCCAAGTTGCTTCTCTATCTGATGAAACATTAGAAGTGTCAGCTGAGGAGATCCAAAAGCTGGAAG ATGGTGATACTGTTATTTCAGAGACTGATGCTGAGCTCACAGCTGGGACTAACGGGAAAGGAAGCCCCACAGAGAAGCCAGCCAGTCCAGTCCTGTTCATAAACAACACGGGAGCAGGGGAATCGTATCGGTCTACTCTGCAAAG TGTGATCAGTGGTGTAGGTGAACTAGACATAGGCAAAAACCTGCAGAAGAAACCTGATGCTAATGCTAAAGACACTAACGCTAAAGATCAGCCTTACCCTGACTGCCCGTTCCTGCTGCTTGACGTACGAGATCGAGATGCGTATGACCAATGTCATATTGTTGGAG CTTATTCCTACCCTATTGCAACGCTGTCTAGAACCATGAATCCTTATACGAATAGCATTCTGGAATAC AAAAATGCACATGGGAAGATTATCATCCTGTATGATGATGATGAGAGACTCGCCAGTCAGGCTGCCACTACCATGTGTGAGAGAGGCTTTGAGAACGTATTCATGTTATCTGGAG GCCTGAAGGTCCTTGCACAGAAGGTCCCTGAAGGACTGGTCACTGGCTCATTCCCAACGTCTTGCCAGTTGGCAACCTACACTGGATCTGCCCGGAAAAGGGCCACCCCAAGGGGGACACCCGCACGTGCTGAGAATAAATGGAGATTTGCCTCAGAAGATCTACAAAAGATAGAATACTACCTGGAAGAGGAGCAGATCCCCTCAGATACTGCCA GCCGTCTTAGCCGTGCTTCCTCAGGCCGAGAGTCCAAGGCAACGGCTGTACGGAGCAGCCAGAACCTCCCCACCGCCAGTCCAGCTGGCTCCCTCGCCACCCGCTCCTTCAGCAGTAGCAGCCTCCAGAACAAGCCCTGGAAGTAA
- the LOC140911131 gene encoding carboxypeptidase A1-like: MTMIVTSLLLPRNQVLRIFVANEADVEKVKELEELQELQLDFWRGPGGQDVPTDVRVPFASLQAVKIFLESSGIRYSILIDDLQMLVDEEQTQMIRQHFMPQSVETFNYASYHTLDEIYNFMDLLVAANPNLVSKIQIGNSYEGRPLYVLKFSTGGTKRPAIWIDTGIHSREWVTQASGVWFAKKIVDSYGKDPSLTSILDNLDIFLEIVTNPDGFAFTHTKNRMWRKTRSINSGSACIGVDPNRNWDAGFGGSGASSNPCSETYRGPYANSEREVKAIVDFVKSHGNIKTFISIHSYSQLLLYPYGYTKTRAPDYQELDNIAKAAVAALSSLYDTQYRYGSIITTIYQASGGTIDWTYNQGIKYSFTFELRDRGRYGFLLPASQIIPTAEETWLALMTIMEYTRDHPY; the protein is encoded by the exons CTGGATTTCTGGCGGGGACCTGGAGGCCAAGACGTTCCTACAGATGTACGAGTTCCCTTTGCCAGCCTTCAAGCCGTCAAAATCTTCCTAGAGTCCAGTGGAATTCGCTATTCCATCCTGATAGATGATCTACAG ATGCTGGTGGATGAGGAACAGACTCAGATGATCCGTCAGCATTTCATGCCCCAATCTGTGGAGACTTTTAACTATGCCTCTTACCACACTCTGGATGAG ATCTACAATTTCATGGACTTATTGGTCGCTGCAAATCCAAACCTGGTCAGCAAAATTCAGATCGGGAACAGTTACGAGGGCCGCCCTCTCTACGTCCTGAAG TTCAGCACTGGAGGAACCAAGCGCCCAGCTATTTGGATCGACACCGGCATCCACTCTCGGGAGTGGGTCACTCAGGCCAGCGGAGTCTGGTTTGCGAAGAAG ATTGTTGATAGTTACGGCAAAGACCCTTCTCTCACCTCCATCCTGGACAACCTGGACATCTTCCTGGAAATCGTTACCAACCCCGATGGCTTTGCTTTCACCCACACCAAG AACCGCATGTGGCGTAAGACCCGGTCCATCAACTCTGGGTCGGCCTGCATCGGCGTGGATCCCAACAGGAACTGGGATGCGGGTTTTGGAG GGTCCGGGGCTAGCAGCAACCCCTGTTCTGAGACTTACCGTGGCCCTTATGCCAACTCGGAGCGTGAGGTGAAAGCCATCGTGGACTTTGTGAAGAGCCATGGGAACATCAAAACCTTCATCTCTATCCATAGCTACAGCCAGCTCCTCTTGTATCCCTATGGCTACACCAAAACCCGGGCCCCTGATTACCAGGAACTG GATAATATTGCGAAAGCTGCAGTCGCTGCCCTGTCTTCCCTCTATGACACTCAATACAGATACGGCAGCATCATCACAACCATCT ATCAAGCTAGCGGTGGAACCATTGACTGGACTTATAACCAGGGCATTAAATACTCCTTCACTTTTGAACTGCGGGACAGAGGGCGCTATGGGTTCTTACTGCCTGCCAGCCAGATCATCCCTACTGCCGAGGAGACATGGCTGGCACTGATGACCATCATGGAGTACACACGTGACCATCCCTATTAA